The Megalobrama amblycephala isolate DHTTF-2021 linkage group LG13, ASM1881202v1, whole genome shotgun sequence genome contains a region encoding:
- the LOC125244169 gene encoding E3 ubiquitin-protein ligase TRIM35-like, which yields MASKRPFSEEDFMCPVCYDIFKDPVLLGCGHSLCRDCTQQYWAAKGSRECPLCRKRSTKNPPVNLALKNLCQTFLDYRGPSEELCEVHRERLSLFCLHDEQLVCVLCRESHEHKTHTCRPVGEIAEERKRPFRSELNFLTRKIKMIEHAKFECNHQAEHICHQAWHTANVIKKDFKHLHQLLYVEEKAMLAALNEEKTQKTQLMKDTIEKMNDEILSLSRLMTKLRGHLDSGDIQFLQKFKDVMKRAQDMNKDPDPVQGGLIDTAQYLGNLKFTVWSKIRQSVSYSPVVLDPNTANSQLILSEDLTSLRNEDELEEEDVAGVQRKKLPSNPERFDKFPCVLGSVGYSSGTHIWDVDVGDSTFWMLGVTTESVQRKGTTSLPSGVWCIGYDSDTLSLKAPQESCIPLPACEKPKRVRVKLDLDEGHLSFSDPLSNTLYHTFMTNFTEKVFPFLCSLCSFSPLRIVPVVKPCN from the exons ATGGCGTCGAAACGTCCCTTTTCTGAAGAGGATTTTATGTGCCCTGTTTGTTATGACATTTTCAAAGATCCTGTGTTGCTTGGGTGCGGTCACAGTCTGTGCAGAGACTGTACCCAGCAGTACTGGGCGGCCAAAGGTTCAAGAGAATGTCCGCTGTGCAGAAAAAGATCCACAAAGAACCCTCCCGTTAACCTGGCTCTGAAAAACTTATGCCAAACTTTCCTGGATTACCGGGGTCCTTCAGAGGAGCTGTGTGAGGTTCACCGGGAGAGGTTGAGTCTGTTCTGTCTGCATGATGAACAGCTCGTGTGTGTGCTTTGCAGAGAGTCACacgaacacaaaacacacacgtGCCGTCCTGTCGGTGAGATCGCTGAAGAACGTAAG AGACCTTTTCGAAGTGAACTTAATTTTTTGACTAGAAAAATTAAGATGATAGAACATGCCAAATTTGAATGCAATCACCAGGCTGAGCATATATGT CACCAGGCCTGGCACACAGCGAATGTCATCAAGAAGGACTTTAAGCATCTTCATCAGCTTCTGTATGTTGAAGAAAAAGCCATGCTTGCTGCACTGAACGAggaaaaaacacagaaaacacagcTCATGAAAGACACAATTGAGAAGATGAATGATGAAATATTATCTCTGTCCAGACTGATGACAAAATTGAGAGGTCATTTGGATAGTGGGGACATCCAGTTCCTTCAG AAATTCAAGGATGTGATGAAGAG AGCCCAGGACATGAACAAGGATCCAGATCCAGTTCAAGGAGGACTTATTGATACCGCACAATACCTGGGCAATTTGAAGTTCACGGTGTGGTCAAAAATAAGACAGTCTGTCAGTTACT CTCCTGTGGTGCTCGATCCCAACACCGCTAACTCTCAACTTATACTGTCTGAAGATCTGACAAGCTTGAGGAACGAAGATGAGCTTGAAGAGGAAGACGTGGCTGGCGTGCAGAGGAAGAAGCTTCCCTCTAACCCGGAGAGATTTGATAAGTTTCCCTGTGTTCTGGGCTCTGTGGGCTATTCCTCAGGGACACACATTTGGGATGTGGATGTGGGAGACAGCACTTTCTGGATGCTGGGAGTCACTACAGAGTCTGTCCAGAGAAAAGGAACCACCAGTTTGCCCAGCGGGGTCTGGTGCATTGGCTATGACAGCGACACGCTCAGTCTGAAGGCTCCTCAGGAGTCATGCATCCCTTTGCCTGCGTGTGAGAAACCGAAGCGAGTGAGAGTGAAGCTAGATTTGGATGAAGGACACCTTTCATTCTCAGATCCTCTCAGCAATACACTCTATCACACATTCATGACCAATTTCACGGAGAAGGTCTTTCCATTCCTCTGCAGTCTGTGCAGCTTCTCTCCTCTGAGGATTGTGCCTGTGGTCAAGCCCTGTAATTAA